In one window of Henckelia pumila isolate YLH828 chromosome 1, ASM3356847v2, whole genome shotgun sequence DNA:
- the LOC140881274 gene encoding ethylene-responsive transcription factor ERF118-like, which produces MPEPPKAISSNHEAVMRKSRSKFEPIGRMRKVVIVCDDPDATDSSDDEGASKTKVKRFIREVCFPVEDSNQVVKVDESEGSVRDGHYGEKRNPKKIRADPLIETKSSTTTGKYRGVRQRKWGKWAAEIRDPVKQKRVWLGTYSTAEEASRAYENKRLEFEALATNAEFPMHKSLDDANNETVCSMVVSKNCEDQKSNDSGPCVSENDSVASSVFLVSHTSPSSVLELDSLGSGSGVNLENEDRIVNVIPVDENVSEKKLEVSGDGGLGDDDLMSLAHMGADMDLDFELASFMEFDDFAPPLDDFLGDLDDLPICGFDDGDRAAPLPDFDFDFDLEACNEALAWIDDVTTPMNGAPPMMNGAPLNIACP; this is translated from the coding sequence ATGCCAGAGCCTCCGAAAGCAATTTCATCGAATCATGAAGCTGTAATGAGAAAGTCGAGGAGTAAGTTTGAACCCATCGGACGGATGAGGAAAGTCGTGATTGTTTGTGATGACCCGGATGCTACGGACTCATCTGATGACGAGGGAGCCAGTAAGACTAAGGTTAAGAGGTTTATTCGCGAAGTCTGTTTCCCTGTTGAGGACTCTAATCAAGTGGTGAAAGTCGATGAATCGGAGGGTTCAGTTCGAGATGGTCACTATGGGGAGAAGAGGAACCCCAAGAAGATACGAGCTGACCCGCTAATTGAGACAAAGTCTAGTACGACGACTGGAAAATATAGAGGTGTTCGCCAGCGGAAATGGGGGAAATGGGCTGCGGAAATCCGTGATCCCGTTAAGCAAAAACGAGTCTGGTTAGGGACTTACAGTACTGCTGAGGAGGCGTCGAGAGCATATGAAAATAAGCGATTGGAATTCGAGGCTTTGGCTACCAACGCGGAATTTCCGATGCACAAGAGTTTGGATGATGCTAACAATGAAACTGTATGCTCTATGGTGGTATCTAAGAATTGCGAGGACCAGAAATCAAATGATTCTGGTCCTTGTGTGTCTGAAAACGACTCTGTTGCGAGTTCTGTGTTTCTGGTCTCCCACACATCACCATCTTCCGTGCTTGAATTGGATTCCTTGGGCTCAGGCTCAGGAGTCAACCTTGAAAATGAGGATAGAATAGTTAATGTCATACCTGTGGATGAAAATGTTTCAGAGAAGAAGTTAGAGGTCTCTGGTGATGGTGGATTAGGGGACGATGATTTGATGTCGCTGGCACATATGGGTGCGGATATGGACTTGGATTTTGAGCTCGCTTCGTTCATGGAGTTTGATGACTTCGCCCCACCATTGGACGACTTCCTTGGTGATTTGGATGATCTTCCCATTTGTGGGTTCGATGATGGTGATCGCGCCGCCCCATTGCCGGATTTTGACTTCGATTTTGACCTCGAGGCTTGCAATGAAGCCCTTGCTTGGATCGATGATGTGACTACCCCGATGAATGGGGCACCACCGATGATGAATGGTGCACCCCTCAATATAGCATGCCCTTAA